The following proteins come from a genomic window of Helicobacter canadensis MIT 98-5491:
- a CDS encoding molybdopterin-dependent oxidoreductase, with the protein MSEALKRRQTRRAFLKMTALGSLAGASVALGADSQKTMRPATTQELQEKYPNSQKIKTICTHCSVGCGIVAEVVDGVWVRQEVAQDHPVSQGGHCCKGADLIDRARSETRLRYPLEKKDGKWARLKYDEAMDKIAAQLKQIREESGPDAVMFLGSAKCSNEQSYYIRKFAAFFGTNNIDHCARVUHSPTVAGVANTFGYGGMTNHLGDMMFSKYILIIGANPAVNHPVSMVHILRAKEKGAKLVCIDPRFTKTAAKCDEFHRIRSGTDIAFAYGLLNHIIANNLYDEKFLKERVYGYEEIIKEAQKFSPEVAADICGIPADEIRHIAEEMAAAKPASLIWNQGLTQHTVGTSNTRIMPILQMFLGNIGKNGGGVNILRGHDNVQGASDMNNLSDSLPGYYGLGEPAWRHFCKHWGVDYEWMLGRFKNKEMMGATGFAHSTWKFGVLDEENMANNGGTKLRALVVIGSGMTTVSLLDLQKKAMDQLDLVVFVDPYVNDLAIYSDRTDNLFMLPAASQMETAGSVAATNRSYQWRSKVMEPLFECRPDEEFLFGLADRLGFLKEYQWRLYDIAKSKGRDQFIWPDDATTELTQSIRSIGLQGMSPERLKAHQENWHMFDKVTLEGTGPFKGDYYGLPWPCWSDKHPGTPVMYNDSIPVMRGGMGFRVNWGVTSPDGQSMLTERTLPNAKHQGGHAPVSAANAESLGIKLTEEEKQAVAGTTFAMGIGNNILVEKALEAGLCPYGNGKARAKVWNWYDQIPLHREPLHSVRGDLVSKYPSFPDKKNHFRANIQYISRQTEKDWVKEYPVNMLSGRLVAHMGTGAETRSAKYLAEVEGEMFVEIHPDKAAEMNIRNGDKLWIYGTNGARILVPAKISTRVDYNSIWLPQNFSGLDQGESRLENYPEGTKPYVIGESANMISSYGFDYNSACPETKCGLCRIEKAQ; encoded by the coding sequence ATGAGTGAGGCATTAAAAAGACGCCAAACAAGGCGTGCATTTTTAAAAATGACGGCACTTGGAAGTTTGGCTGGGGCTAGTGTAGCCTTAGGTGCTGATAGTCAAAAAACTATGCGTCCTGCAACTACTCAAGAGTTACAGGAAAAATACCCAAACTCTCAAAAAATTAAAACAATCTGCACCCATTGTTCGGTAGGTTGTGGAATCGTTGCTGAAGTGGTTGATGGCGTGTGGGTTCGTCAAGAAGTTGCACAAGATCACCCTGTTTCTCAAGGTGGGCATTGCTGTAAAGGTGCTGATTTGATTGATAGAGCAAGAAGTGAAACAAGATTGCGTTATCCACTTGAGAAAAAAGATGGAAAATGGGCACGATTAAAATATGATGAAGCAATGGATAAAATTGCAGCACAACTTAAGCAGATTCGCGAGGAAAGCGGACCTGATGCAGTTATGTTTTTAGGTAGTGCAAAGTGTTCAAATGAGCAAAGCTATTATATTAGAAAATTTGCAGCTTTTTTTGGGACAAATAATATAGATCATTGCGCAAGAGTTTGACACTCCCCTACAGTTGCCGGTGTGGCAAATACATTTGGGTATGGTGGAATGACAAACCATCTTGGCGATATGATGTTCTCAAAATACATTTTAATTATTGGTGCAAATCCAGCTGTTAATCACCCTGTATCAATGGTGCATATTTTAAGAGCTAAAGAAAAAGGTGCTAAGCTTGTTTGTATTGATCCTAGATTCACAAAAACCGCGGCGAAATGTGATGAATTTCATCGAATACGAAGTGGGACAGATATAGCCTTTGCATATGGATTACTCAATCATATTATTGCCAACAATCTTTATGATGAGAAATTCTTAAAAGAACGCGTTTATGGGTATGAAGAAATCATCAAAGAAGCACAAAAATTTTCTCCAGAGGTAGCAGCAGATATTTGTGGAATACCTGCAGATGAAATTAGACACATTGCCGAAGAAATGGCGGCAGCTAAACCTGCAAGTTTGATTTGGAATCAAGGTCTTACACAACACACAGTAGGAACTTCCAATACAAGAATTATGCCTATTTTACAAATGTTTTTAGGCAATATTGGTAAAAATGGTGGGGGTGTGAATATCCTTAGAGGACATGATAATGTGCAAGGTGCATCAGATATGAATAATCTTTCTGATTCTTTGCCAGGCTATTATGGTTTAGGTGAGCCTGCTTGGAGACATTTCTGCAAACATTGGGGTGTTGATTATGAGTGGATGCTAGGGCGCTTTAAAAATAAAGAAATGATGGGTGCAACTGGTTTTGCGCATTCAACTTGGAAATTTGGCGTTTTAGATGAAGAAAATATGGCAAACAATGGTGGCACAAAGCTTAGAGCATTGGTTGTAATTGGTTCTGGTATGACAACGGTTTCTTTGCTTGATCTTCAAAAGAAAGCAATGGATCAGCTTGATTTGGTTGTTTTTGTTGATCCTTATGTGAATGATTTGGCTATTTATAGTGATAGAACCGATAATTTATTTATGCTACCTGCAGCATCTCAAATGGAAACAGCAGGTTCTGTAGCAGCAACAAATAGAAGTTATCAATGGCGAAGCAAGGTTATGGAACCACTTTTTGAATGTCGCCCTGATGAAGAGTTCTTGTTTGGTTTAGCCGATCGACTAGGATTCTTAAAAGAATATCAATGGAGATTGTATGACATTGCAAAATCTAAAGGAAGAGATCAATTTATTTGGCCTGATGATGCAACAACAGAATTAACTCAAAGCATTAGAAGTATTGGTTTACAAGGAATGAGCCCAGAGCGATTAAAAGCACACCAAGAAAATTGGCATATGTTTGACAAAGTAACTCTAGAAGGAACTGGTCCATTTAAAGGTGATTATTATGGATTGCCATGGCCTTGTTGGAGCGATAAGCACCCTGGAACTCCTGTAATGTATAATGATAGTATTCCAGTTATGCGTGGAGGTATGGGATTCCGCGTAAATTGGGGAGTTACAAGTCCAGATGGACAAAGTATGCTAACTGAGAGAACTTTGCCAAATGCTAAACATCAAGGTGGGCATGCACCTGTAAGTGCTGCAAATGCTGAATCTTTAGGTATTAAACTGACTGAAGAAGAAAAGCAAGCGGTGGCAGGGACGACTTTTGCTATGGGAATTGGAAATAATATTCTAGTAGAAAAGGCGCTTGAAGCAGGACTTTGCCCTTATGGTAATGGTAAAGCAAGAGCAAAAGTATGGAATTGGTATGATCAAATTCCATTGCATAGAGAACCATTGCATTCTGTGCGTGGAGATTTAGTGAGCAAATATCCAAGTTTCCCTGATAAGAAAAATCATTTTAGGGCTAATATACAATATATTTCTCGCCAAACAGAAAAAGATTGGGTAAAAGAATATCCAGTTAATATGCTTAGTGGGCGACTTGTGGCACATATGGGAACAGGTGCAGAAACAAGAAGTGCGAAATATTTAGCTGAAGTTGAAGGTGAAATGTTTGTAGAGATTCATCCAGATAAAGCTGCAGAGATGAATATTAGAAATGGCGATAAGCTTTGGATTTATGGAACCAATGGTGCTAGAATCTTAGTGCCTGCAAAAATCTCTACGAGAGTAGATTATAATAGCATTTGGTTGCCTCAAAACTTCTCTGGGTTAGATCAAGGTGAATCAAGACTTGAAAACTATCCAGAAGGAACAAAGCCTTATGTTATTGGTGAATCGGCTAATATGATTTCAAGTTATGGATTTGATTATAATTCTGCTTGTCCAGAGACAAAATGTGGTCTATGTCGAATTGAAAAAGCACAATAA
- a CDS encoding formate dehydrogenase subunit gamma — MKTYKNFFRIFVILMGFALTLWAADPSVPQEGGKQYAEVVEGNNALMHNPMNTKLYGGPEVEAIKAWGVNSPNAVGWGEIFTLLQGHYFATIFAIIIVLVPLAFLTHFIVVGQKKFSHGRKIKVFSRYNIIVHWCAAIPFVLLCLTGLIMVFGDKLGGGSFVRFARDVHGIVTILFAIFGVLMFLMWIKPALFKLYDIKWLMIMGGYLSKEKHPIPAGKFNAGQKMWFWVCTVGGFMMIISGAFMFFQFSDIETLRVMALVHNVIGFFIIALLITHIYMAVFAIEGALSSIIDGNMGEEEIAILHSYYYQEINKA, encoded by the coding sequence ATGAAAACTTATAAAAATTTCTTTAGAATCTTTGTAATTTTAATGGGATTTGCCTTAACTTTATGGGCGGCAGATCCAAGTGTTCCACAAGAGGGAGGCAAACAATATGCAGAAGTGGTTGAGGGTAATAACGCTTTAATGCATAATCCAATGAATACAAAACTTTATGGTGGTCCTGAAGTAGAAGCGATTAAAGCTTGGGGAGTGAATTCTCCCAATGCTGTAGGTTGGGGTGAGATTTTCACTCTTTTGCAAGGGCATTATTTTGCAACTATCTTTGCAATTATTATTGTGTTAGTTCCGTTGGCTTTTTTAACGCATTTTATTGTTGTAGGGCAGAAAAAATTTTCGCATGGTCGAAAAATTAAAGTTTTCTCGCGTTATAATATTATCGTGCATTGGTGTGCAGCAATCCCTTTTGTGCTTTTATGTCTAACTGGGTTAATTATGGTTTTTGGTGATAAACTTGGTGGAGGTAGCTTTGTTAGATTTGCTAGAGATGTGCATGGGATTGTAACAATTTTATTTGCAATTTTTGGTGTTTTAATGTTTTTAATGTGGATAAAACCTGCACTTTTTAAGCTTTATGATATTAAATGGTTAATGATTATGGGAGGCTATTTAAGCAAAGAAAAGCATCCTATTCCTGCTGGTAAATTCAATGCTGGACAAAAAATGTGGTTTTGGGTTTGCACGGTTGGCGGGTTTATGATGATTATTTCTGGTGCTTTTATGTTCTTTCAATTTAGCGATATTGAAACGCTAAGAGTTATGGCTTTGGTGCATAATGTCATAGGATTTTTTATTATAGCGCTTTTGATTACTCATATTTATATGGCTGTTTTTGCGATTGAAGGTGCATTGAGCTCTATTATTGATGGAAATATGGGCGAAGAAGAAATAGCTATTTTGCATAGCTATTATTATCAAGAAATCAATAAAGCCTAA
- the fdhD gene encoding formate dehydrogenase accessory sulfurtransferase FdhD, with product MDQFYQNLQIEQISPSGFLSTREDSVIKEERIAFYLNDQKLLSVMSIPYEQDYHFVGFLMSEGVISDLSCIDSIKIAEDGKSVSLKAKIEEKMLKNLFREKTLTSGCCVGVAGNLEGNIVTKFIESPYKITTKKIFEHLKFFETNTELFSKTGCVHKAMLVLNDKIFISEDIGRHNAIDKVMGKARMLGFNTQDSILFVSGRLSLEMVVKAVMHNIPIVVSKAAATFMGIKAAQETGVTLIGFARGEKANVYTHSGRIIG from the coding sequence ATGGATCAGTTTTATCAAAATTTACAGATAGAACAAATTTCTCCTAGTGGATTTCTTTCCACTAGAGAAGATTCTGTTATCAAAGAAGAGCGTATTGCTTTTTATCTTAATGATCAAAAATTACTCTCTGTAATGAGTATCCCTTATGAACAAGATTATCATTTTGTTGGTTTTTTAATGAGTGAAGGTGTGATTAGTGATCTTTCATGTATTGATTCTATTAAGATTGCAGAAGATGGAAAATCTGTATCGTTAAAAGCAAAAATAGAAGAAAAAATGCTTAAAAATCTTTTTAGAGAAAAAACTTTAACTTCGGGCTGTTGTGTTGGTGTTGCGGGTAATTTAGAAGGCAATATTGTTACAAAATTTATTGAAAGCCCCTATAAGATAACAACCAAAAAGATTTTTGAGCATTTAAAATTTTTTGAGACTAATACAGAGCTTTTCTCTAAAACAGGTTGTGTGCATAAGGCGATGTTGGTTTTGAATGATAAAATATTTATTTCAGAGGATATTGGTCGGCATAATGCGATTGATAAGGTGATGGGTAAAGCAAGAATGTTAGGTTTTAACACACAAGATTCTATATTATTTGTAAGTGGGCGGTTGTCTTTGGAGATGGTTGTTAAAGCAGTTATGCATAATATTCCTATTGTAGTTTCTAAAGCCGCAGCTACTTTTATGGGAATCAAAGCAGCTCAAGAAACAGGAGTAACGCTCATTGGTTTTGCTAGGGGAGAAAAGGCAAATGTTTATACGCATAGTGGAAGAATTATTGGATAA
- the fdh3B gene encoding formate dehydrogenase FDH3 subunit beta, with product MSNTNQEILANFSRIKFYCDTNRCIECHGCDVACKEAHHLPVGVNRRRVVVLNEGQVGKESAVSVACMHCADAPCAQVCPVDCFYIRADGIVLHDKKTCIGCGYCLYACPFGAPQFPKNGVFESRGAMDKCTFCAGGPEETNSEEEYRLYGQNRIAEGKVPMCASMCSTKALLAGSSEEVSNIITHRATVRGENMPNAVPNVWKTAYGN from the coding sequence ATGAGTAATACTAATCAAGAAATACTTGCAAATTTCTCAAGAATCAAGTTTTATTGTGATACTAATCGATGCATAGAATGTCATGGGTGTGATGTGGCTTGTAAAGAGGCGCATCATTTGCCTGTTGGTGTTAATCGCCGCAGAGTTGTTGTGCTTAATGAAGGACAAGTAGGCAAAGAAAGTGCCGTGTCAGTAGCTTGTATGCATTGTGCTGATGCGCCTTGTGCACAAGTTTGCCCAGTGGATTGTTTTTATATTCGTGCAGATGGAATCGTTTTGCACGATAAAAAGACATGTATCGGCTGTGGTTATTGTTTGTATGCTTGTCCTTTTGGTGCTCCACAATTCCCTAAAAATGGAGTATTTGAAAGTCGTGGAGCAATGGATAAATGCACTTTCTGTGCAGGTGGTCCAGAAGAAACTAATAGTGAAGAAGAATACAGACTTTATGGACAAAATAGAATCGCTGAAGGTAAAGTGCCAATGTGTGCGAGTATGTGTTCTACTAAAGCACTCTTAGCGGGAAGTAGTGAAGAAGTGTCTAACATTATTACGCATCGCGCAACCGTGAGAGGCGAAAATATGCCAAATGCTGTGCCAAATGTGTGGAAAACCGCTTATGGAAATTAG
- a CDS encoding twin-arginine translocation signal domain-containing protein gives MEKSRREFLKNATKTSIAVAGVSVALAGCSKKGSSENLVRGKSPKTEILYQKTKQWDMYYSVAK, from the coding sequence ATGGAGAAAAGTAGGCGCGAATTCCTAAAAAACGCTACTAAAACTTCAATAGCTGTCGCTGGTGTGAGTGTTGCATTGGCGGGTTGTAGCAAAAAGGGAAGCAGTGAGAATCTAGTTCGTGGGAAGTCTCCCAAGACAGAGATTCTTTATCAAAAAACAAAACAATGGGATATGTATTATTCTGTTGCAAAATAA